The Pseudomonas triclosanedens genome has a window encoding:
- a CDS encoding AI-2E family transporter, whose amino-acid sequence MLESKLEYRTFLALLGVVTIAFAWILLPFYGAVFWGTILAIIFAPLQRRLRVRLNGRNNLAALITLAICFLIVILPVTFIAGALVQEGATVYQRLKSGELNFITYFQQAIAALPAWAHQWLERFDLTDLSSLQEKLSAGAMQASQLVATKAFSIGQNTFEFVISFGIMLYLLFFLLRDGPAVGRRIKRAVPLSIEHKQHLFTKFTTVIRATVKGNIAVAATQGALGGLIFWFLGIQGSLLWGTLMAFLSLLPAIGAGLIWVPVAAYFLLTGAIWQGVVLTLFCVVVIGLVDNILRPILVGKDTKMPDYVVLISTLGGMSLFGLNGFVIGPLIAALFIASWDLFTGREGDEPKAAE is encoded by the coding sequence ATGCTCGAATCGAAACTGGAATACAGGACGTTCCTGGCCCTTCTGGGGGTCGTCACGATCGCCTTCGCCTGGATACTGCTGCCGTTCTACGGCGCGGTATTCTGGGGCACCATCCTGGCGATCATCTTCGCGCCCTTGCAGCGCCGCTTGCGAGTGCGGCTCAATGGCCGCAACAACCTGGCGGCGTTGATTACCCTGGCGATCTGCTTCCTGATCGTGATCCTGCCCGTGACCTTCATCGCGGGCGCGCTGGTGCAGGAAGGCGCGACCGTCTACCAGCGCCTGAAATCCGGCGAACTGAATTTCATCACCTACTTCCAGCAGGCGATTGCGGCACTGCCGGCCTGGGCACACCAGTGGTTGGAGCGCTTCGACCTGACCGATCTGTCGAGCCTGCAGGAGAAGTTGTCGGCTGGCGCGATGCAGGCTAGCCAACTGGTCGCGACCAAGGCGTTCAGCATCGGCCAGAACACCTTCGAGTTTGTCATCAGCTTCGGCATCATGCTCTACCTGCTGTTTTTCCTGTTGCGCGACGGGCCGGCAGTAGGGCGGCGCATCAAGCGCGCGGTGCCGCTGAGCATCGAGCACAAGCAACACCTGTTCACCAAGTTCACCACGGTGATCCGCGCCACGGTGAAGGGCAACATAGCCGTGGCGGCAACCCAGGGCGCACTGGGCGGGCTGATCTTCTGGTTCCTGGGGATCCAGGGTTCGCTGCTGTGGGGGACGCTGATGGCGTTTCTTTCGTTGTTGCCTGCCATTGGCGCGGGGCTGATCTGGGTGCCCGTGGCGGCGTACTTCCTGCTCACCGGGGCGATCTGGCAGGGCGTCGTGCTGACCCTGTTCTGTGTAGTGGTGATCGGTCTGGTGGACAATATCCTGCGTCCGATCCTGGTCGGCAAGGACACCAAGATGCCGGACTACGTTGTGCTGATTTCCACGCTTGGCGGGATGTCGTTGTTCGGTTTGAACGGCTTCGTCATCGGCCCCTTGATAGCCGCACTGTTCATCGCATCGTGGGATCTGTTCACCGGGCGGGAGGGGGATGAGCCAAAGGCGGCGGAGTAG
- a CDS encoding Na+/H+ antiporter family protein, whose protein sequence is MNAVLIAVGLMLVLSLCRVHVVVALIAGAMAGGLLGGLGMEGTLKAFNAGLGGGATVALSYAMLGAFAVAIARSGMAHALADRALAMLGRHEDSAPAGFKWLLIGLLLLVAVSSQNILPIHIAFIPLLVPPLLYVLTRLQIDRRLIACVLTFGLITPYMFLPVGFGNIFLNEILLANVARSGVDVSGLDVSRAMLIPALGMVCGLLIAVLFSYRGKRRYDLARIEQAERVSTPYSPMSLAVAGVAVLAAFVIQLWLDSMILGALVGFLVFSLSGVVRWKEADDLFTEGMKMMAMIGFIMIAAAGFAEVMKATGQVATLVESAAGVIGHSKAWGAFLMLLVGLLVTMGIGSSFSTVPIIAAIFVPLAVQLGFGPLAIVSIVGTAGALGDAGSPASDSTLGPTSGLNVDGQHNHIWDTVVPTFLHYNLPLLIFGWAAAMVL, encoded by the coding sequence ATGAATGCGGTGCTGATCGCCGTTGGCCTGATGCTGGTGCTGAGTCTGTGCCGCGTGCATGTGGTGGTGGCTCTGATCGCCGGGGCGATGGCGGGCGGCCTGCTTGGCGGCCTCGGCATGGAGGGCACGCTCAAGGCGTTCAACGCCGGCCTGGGCGGTGGTGCGACGGTGGCATTGTCTTACGCCATGCTCGGTGCCTTCGCGGTAGCCATCGCGCGCTCCGGCATGGCCCACGCGCTGGCCGACCGCGCCCTGGCGATGCTCGGCCGTCACGAAGACAGCGCGCCCGCCGGCTTCAAGTGGCTGCTGATCGGGCTCCTGCTGCTGGTGGCGGTCTCCTCGCAGAACATCCTGCCGATCCATATCGCTTTCATCCCGCTGCTGGTGCCGCCGCTGCTCTATGTGCTGACACGCCTGCAGATCGATCGCCGGTTGATCGCCTGCGTGCTTACCTTCGGCCTGATCACGCCGTACATGTTCCTGCCGGTCGGCTTCGGCAATATCTTCCTCAATGAGATTCTGCTGGCCAACGTCGCCCGTAGCGGTGTGGATGTCAGTGGGCTGGATGTCAGCCGGGCGATGCTGATTCCGGCGCTGGGGATGGTCTGCGGTCTGCTGATCGCGGTGCTGTTCAGCTATCGAGGCAAGCGCCGCTATGACCTCGCGCGTATTGAACAGGCGGAGCGGGTGAGCACTCCCTACAGCCCGATGAGCCTGGCAGTGGCCGGCGTCGCGGTGCTGGCGGCCTTCGTCATTCAGTTGTGGCTCGATTCGATGATCCTTGGCGCGCTGGTGGGCTTCCTGGTGTTCTCGCTGTCCGGCGTGGTGCGCTGGAAAGAAGCGGACGATCTGTTCACCGAAGGCATGAAGATGATGGCGATGATCGGCTTCATCATGATCGCCGCCGCCGGCTTCGCGGAGGTGATGAAGGCGACGGGGCAAGTTGCGACGCTGGTGGAGTCGGCCGCCGGTGTGATCGGCCACAGCAAGGCCTGGGGGGCGTTCCTCATGTTGCTGGTGGGGCTGCTGGTGACGATGGGTATCGGCTCGTCATTCTCCACGGTGCCGATCATTGCCGCCATCTTCGTGCCGCTGGCGGTGCAGCTCGGCTTCGGACCGCTGGCCATCGTCAGTATCGTCGGTACCGCCGGCGCGTTGGGCGACGCGGGCTCGCCGGCATCGGACTCCACCCTCGGCCCGACCTCCGGACTGAACGTCGATGGCCAGCACAACCACATCTGGGACACCGTGGTGCCCACCTTCCTGCACTACAACCTGCCGCTGCTGATCTTTGGTTGGGCGGCTGCGATGGTTCTGTGA
- a CDS encoding ATP-binding protein, which translates to MMSIQRRLGLGLGVVLVVIGLVLAQTGLWLFDQGLRRYLANGLQDEAESLLVGIMRGPAGLQLDAQRVDAAYERLFSGRYFVIRFDDVTWRSRSLWDRELRLPDGKGLARGLEKGPEGQRLLVYRADYKRYGRKLSIVVAQDYTPVLKSFNRLRNIGLGAGALALLLILVFQSLTVRRALRPLERVRQQIAQLQEGQRSQLDSQAPRELEPLVEQVNHLLQHTEETLRRSRNALGNLGHALKTPLAVLISLADRDELRERPELRRVLQEQLEQIEQRLARELGRARLVGEALPGAHFDCDAELPSLCEMLRLIHGDHLDITWSAEPGLRLPFDREDLLEMLGNLLDNACKWADSEVRLAVEKGGDGYRLCVDDDGPGIAVDQRDAVLERGTRLDEQVAGHGLGLGIARDIAAACGGSLGLDGSELGGLRVRVELPRRTA; encoded by the coding sequence TTGATGTCGATCCAGCGCCGGCTCGGCCTCGGGCTTGGCGTGGTGCTGGTGGTCATAGGCCTGGTGCTGGCGCAGACCGGCCTGTGGCTGTTCGATCAGGGGTTGCGGCGCTATCTGGCCAACGGGCTGCAGGACGAAGCGGAGAGCCTGCTGGTGGGCATCATGCGCGGTCCGGCCGGGCTGCAACTGGATGCGCAGCGGGTCGATGCCGCCTATGAACGATTGTTCTCCGGGCGTTATTTTGTCATCCGGTTCGACGATGTCACCTGGCGTTCCCGTTCGCTCTGGGACCGCGAGCTTCGCCTGCCCGACGGCAAGGGGCTGGCCAGGGGGCTGGAGAAAGGTCCTGAAGGCCAGCGCCTGCTGGTCTATCGCGCCGACTACAAGCGCTATGGAAGAAAGCTGAGCATCGTCGTCGCACAGGACTATACCCCGGTGCTGAAGAGCTTCAATCGCCTGCGCAACATCGGCCTGGGCGCTGGCGCGCTCGCGCTGCTGCTGATCCTGGTCTTCCAGAGCCTTACTGTGCGCCGTGCGCTGCGCCCGCTGGAGCGGGTGCGCCAGCAGATCGCGCAGTTGCAGGAAGGCCAGCGCAGCCAGTTGGACAGTCAGGCGCCGCGGGAGCTGGAGCCGCTGGTGGAGCAGGTGAACCACCTGTTGCAGCACACCGAGGAGACCCTGCGTCGCTCGCGCAACGCGCTGGGCAACCTGGGGCATGCGCTGAAGACGCCGCTTGCGGTGCTGATCAGCCTCGCCGACCGCGACGAACTGCGCGAGCGCCCGGAGTTGCGCCGCGTGCTGCAGGAGCAACTGGAACAGATCGAACAGCGCCTGGCCCGCGAACTGGGCCGCGCGCGGCTGGTGGGCGAGGCGCTACCGGGCGCGCATTTCGACTGCGATGCGGAGTTGCCGAGCCTGTGCGAGATGCTGCGGCTCATTCATGGCGATCACCTGGACATCACCTGGAGCGCCGAACCCGGCCTGCGCCTGCCGTTCGACCGCGAGGACTTGCTGGAGATGCTCGGCAACCTGCTCGACAACGCCTGCAAGTGGGCGGATAGCGAAGTGCGGCTGGCAGTGGAGAAGGGCGGAGACGGCTATCGTCTGTGCGTCGACGATGATGGCCCGGGAATCGCGGTGGACCAGCGCGATGCAGTGTTGGAACGTGGTACCCGCCTGGATGAACAGGTGGCCGGTCACGGCCTCGGCCTGGGCATCGCCCGGGATATCGCGGCGGCCTGTGGGGGCAGCCTGGGCCTGGACGGCAGCGAGTTGGGCGGATTGCGGGTACGGGTGGAGCTGCCTCGCCGCACGGCTTGA
- a CDS encoding response regulator transcription factor, giving the protein MRLLLVEDHVPLADELLATLTRQGYAVDWLADGRDAAVQGASEPYDLIILDLGLPGRPGLEVLREWRGMGLATPVLILTARGSWAERIDGLKAGADDYLTKPFHPEELLLRIQALLRRARGLANQSQLEVAGLSLDESRQCVQQGGKDVDLTSAEFRLLRYFMLHPGQLLSKSHLAEHLYDGETERDSNVIEVHINHLRRKLGREIIETRRGQGYRFTGNAAGAVS; this is encoded by the coding sequence ATGCGTCTGTTGCTGGTGGAAGACCACGTCCCCCTTGCCGATGAACTGCTGGCTACGCTGACCCGCCAGGGCTACGCGGTGGACTGGCTGGCCGACGGCCGCGACGCCGCCGTGCAGGGCGCGAGCGAGCCTTATGACCTGATCATCCTCGACCTCGGCCTGCCGGGGCGGCCGGGGCTGGAAGTACTGCGCGAGTGGCGCGGCATGGGGTTGGCGACACCGGTGCTGATCCTCACCGCCCGGGGTTCCTGGGCCGAGCGCATCGATGGCCTGAAGGCCGGAGCCGACGACTACCTCACCAAGCCGTTCCATCCCGAGGAGCTGCTGCTGCGTATCCAGGCGCTGCTGCGTCGGGCGCGTGGGCTGGCCAACCAGAGCCAACTGGAAGTCGCGGGCCTGAGCCTCGACGAGTCGCGGCAGTGCGTGCAGCAGGGTGGCAAGGACGTCGACCTGACCTCCGCCGAATTCCGCCTGCTGCGCTATTTCATGTTGCACCCCGGACAATTGCTATCGAAGTCCCATCTTGCCGAGCACCTCTATGACGGCGAGACCGAGCGGGACTCCAACGTCATCGAGGTGCACATCAACCACCTGCGCCGCAAACTCGGCCGCGAAATCATCGAGACCCGCCGCGGCCAGGGCTATCGCTTCACCGGCAACGCCGCCGGAGCCGTCAGTTGA
- a CDS encoding PepSY domain-containing protein yields the protein MTAGAAQAHDLSQDEALRLSREGVIRPFEEILPIALGLYPGSKLLEAELEKEHDTYIYEVELLTVDGVVRELELDARDGRILKDKEDD from the coding sequence ATGACGGCCGGCGCCGCCCAGGCCCACGACCTGAGCCAGGACGAGGCGCTGCGCCTGAGCCGGGAGGGCGTGATCCGTCCGTTCGAAGAGATCCTGCCCATCGCACTGGGGCTCTATCCCGGTTCCAAGCTGCTGGAGGCCGAACTGGAGAAGGAGCACGACACCTATATTTACGAGGTGGAGCTGCTCACCGTCGACGGTGTGGTACGCGAGTTGGAACTGGATGCCCGCGATGGCCGCATCCTCAAGGATAAGGAAGACGACTGA
- a CDS encoding PepSY domain-containing protein, whose product MKPLIMLTAATALLLGATTVLAHDIGPDEALRLRDAGTIRNFEELNRSALAKHPGGTVYDSELELEHGRYLYKVDVKDAQGVKWDVELDAVSGAIIKDRQDH is encoded by the coding sequence ATGAAACCGCTGATCATGCTGACTGCCGCCACTGCTCTGTTGCTCGGCGCCACCACCGTGCTAGCCCATGATATCGGCCCGGACGAGGCGTTGCGCCTGCGCGATGCCGGGACCATCCGCAACTTCGAGGAGCTCAATCGCTCCGCGCTGGCCAAGCATCCGGGCGGAACGGTGTACGATAGCGAGCTTGAACTGGAACATGGCCGTTACCTCTACAAGGTCGATGTCAAGGACGCCCAGGGCGTGAAATGGGATGTCGAGCTCGATGCGGTGAGCGGTGCAATCATCAAGGATCGCCAGGACCACTGA
- a CDS encoding patatin-like phospholipase family protein: protein MTAIQIKTPALTLKAGARALQRIREQGLAPADVGILPGAAGGPKALGIQGLDLALFGEWLPRARRERSLIGASIGSWRFASACLPDPAQGIHRLGELYTQQRFARNASIADVSRSCAKMLDELLEGRDASVLDNPWYRLNVVVVKSHGRLAQDGKAGLGLGLGAVIRDNLIGRRHLHRHFERLIIHDARRAPPLAQLQDFPSRYLHLDLANLRHALLASGSIPMVMEGVRDIPGAGPGTYRDGGLLDYHLDLPYLPEGVVLYPHFTDKVIPGWFDKGLPWRRGDAGRLQDVLLLAPSKQYLERLPHGKLPDRKDFHRYMGDDAGRERYWRKAMDESRRMGDEFLELADNGKLGERLQPL from the coding sequence ATGACCGCCATCCAGATCAAGACTCCGGCCCTGACGCTCAAGGCCGGCGCGCGCGCGCTCCAGCGCATCCGTGAACAAGGCCTGGCGCCCGCCGACGTGGGCATCCTGCCCGGTGCTGCGGGCGGCCCGAAGGCCCTCGGCATCCAGGGCCTGGACCTGGCGCTGTTCGGCGAGTGGCTACCCCGCGCCCGCCGGGAGCGCTCGCTGATCGGCGCCTCCATCGGCTCCTGGCGCTTCGCCAGCGCCTGCCTGCCGGACCCGGCACAAGGCATCCATCGCCTCGGCGAGCTCTATACGCAACAACGCTTTGCCCGCAACGCCAGCATCGCCGATGTTTCCAGAAGCTGCGCGAAGATGCTCGACGAACTGCTCGAAGGCCGTGACGCCAGCGTGCTCGACAACCCCTGGTATCGCCTGAACGTGGTGGTGGTGAAGAGCCACGGTCGCCTCGCCCAGGACGGCAAGGCCGGTCTCGGGCTGGGCCTGGGCGCGGTGATCCGCGACAACCTGATCGGCCGCCGCCACCTGCACCGCCATTTCGAACGCCTGATCATCCACGATGCCCGCCGCGCGCCGCCGCTGGCGCAACTGCAGGACTTCCCGTCGCGCTACCTCCACCTCGACCTGGCCAACCTGCGCCACGCCCTGCTCGCCTCGGGCTCGATCCCGATGGTCATGGAAGGCGTGCGCGACATCCCCGGTGCCGGCCCCGGTACTTACCGCGACGGCGGACTGCTCGACTATCACCTGGACCTGCCGTACCTGCCCGAAGGTGTGGTGCTCTACCCGCACTTTACCGACAAGGTCATCCCCGGCTGGTTCGACAAGGGCCTGCCCTGGCGTCGCGGCGATGCCGGGCGCCTGCAGGATGTGCTGTTGCTGGCACCGTCGAAGCAATACCTGGAGCGTCTGCCGCACGGTAAGCTGCCGGACCGCAAAGACTTTCATCGCTACATGGGCGACGACGCCGGCCGCGAACGCTACTGGCGCAAGGCGATGGACGAAAGCCGGCGGATGGGCGACGAGTTTCTCGAACTGGCCGACAACGGCAAGCTGGGCGAACGCCTGCAGCCGCTCTGA
- a CDS encoding NnrS family protein, producing the protein MLLVDRKALLTIAPLWRLGFRPFFLGGAVFALIGIAAWAAVLLGMLPAWQPLGGWLAWHRHEMLFGFAAAIVAGFLLTAVQTWTGRPGLSGNPLMVLALLWLAARLGWLLGVPLWLVAPLELAFMPALAFFIGRSLWQVRQVRNYPVIAVLGLLTLADALVMAGLWAGNEQWQRGGVLAALWLVAALMGLIGGRVIPFFTQRGLGRTAQVAAWNWLDNSLLGGTMLVAVLSAFGVGLTPHPLLGLLFAALAAGHLIRLWRWYDKDYWGVPLLWSLHLAYLWMMLAPAGMALWNFAPSFSMSLPIHALTVGGVGGLILAMVARVSLGHTGRPLQPPKVMPWAFALLNLGVVARVVLVMWRPLEGLSIAAACWVLAFLLFAWNYGPMFWQPRVDGQPG; encoded by the coding sequence GTGTTGCTGGTTGATCGCAAGGCTCTGTTGACCATCGCGCCGTTGTGGCGCCTGGGGTTTCGTCCTTTCTTCCTCGGCGGAGCGGTATTCGCGCTGATCGGCATCGCCGCCTGGGCGGCGGTGCTGCTCGGCATGTTGCCGGCCTGGCAGCCGCTGGGTGGCTGGCTGGCCTGGCATCGCCACGAAATGCTGTTCGGTTTTGCCGCGGCCATCGTCGCCGGATTCCTGCTGACGGCGGTGCAGACCTGGACCGGCAGGCCCGGCCTCAGCGGCAACCCGCTGATGGTACTGGCGCTGCTCTGGCTCGCCGCGCGGCTGGGCTGGCTGCTCGGCGTGCCGCTGTGGCTGGTGGCGCCGCTGGAGCTCGCTTTCATGCCGGCGCTGGCTTTCTTCATCGGCCGCAGCCTGTGGCAGGTGCGCCAGGTGCGCAACTACCCAGTGATCGCCGTGCTGGGCTTGCTGACGCTGGCCGATGCACTGGTGATGGCGGGCCTCTGGGCGGGCAACGAACAGTGGCAGCGTGGCGGCGTACTGGCCGCGTTGTGGCTGGTGGCAGCGCTGATGGGGCTGATCGGCGGCCGTGTGATTCCCTTCTTTACCCAGCGTGGCCTGGGCCGTACCGCGCAGGTAGCGGCCTGGAACTGGCTGGACAATTCGCTGCTGGGCGGCACCATGCTGGTGGCGGTGCTGAGCGCATTCGGTGTCGGCCTGACCCCGCATCCGCTGCTGGGCTTGCTGTTCGCCGCGCTGGCGGCAGGGCACCTGATCCGCCTGTGGCGCTGGTATGACAAGGACTACTGGGGCGTGCCGCTGCTATGGTCGCTGCACCTGGCCTATTTGTGGATGATGCTGGCGCCGGCTGGCATGGCACTGTGGAACTTCGCACCGAGCTTCTCGATGAGCCTGCCGATCCATGCGTTGACCGTTGGCGGCGTGGGTGGCCTGATCCTGGCAATGGTCGCTCGCGTCAGCCTTGGCCACACCGGGCGGCCGCTGCAGCCGCCGAAGGTGATGCCCTGGGCCTTTGCGTTGCTCAATCTGGGCGTCGTCGCACGGGTAGTGCTGGTTATGTGGCGGCCGCTGGAAGGGCTGAGCATTGCCGCCGCGTGCTGGGTGCTGGCGTTCCTGTTGTTCGCCTGGAACTACGGGCCGATGTTCTGGCAGCCACGGGTGGATGGCCAGCCGGGTTGA
- a CDS encoding transmembrane sensor/regulator PpyR, with product MESLFACPRRNLAMSSTLLGSGLGLLAVGIVGAYFVDARLTLPAIVAAHAFTILGPILLKLGYVLRLIAQHQMRKEGWEACCVAG from the coding sequence ATGGAAAGTCTGTTCGCTTGCCCCAGGCGCAACCTGGCGATGTCGTCCACGCTGCTGGGCAGCGGTCTCGGCCTGCTGGCGGTGGGAATCGTCGGCGCCTATTTCGTCGATGCCCGTCTGACGCTGCCAGCCATCGTGGCGGCCCACGCGTTCACCATCCTCGGTCCTATCCTGTTGAAACTGGGATATGTGCTGCGGCTCATCGCCCAGCACCAGATGCGTAAGGAAGGCTGGGAGGCGTGCTGTGTTGCTGGTTGA
- the hmpA gene encoding NO-inducible flavohemoprotein yields MLSNEHRSLVKATVPLLETGGEALTRHFYKMMLSEYPQVRPLFNQAHQASGDQPRALANGVLMYARHIDELEQLGPLVAKIVNKHAALQILPEHYPIVGTCLLRAIREVLGEEIATQAVIDAWAAAYGQLAEILIGAEESVYQQNAAQHGGWRGARRFRVARKQVESEEITSFYFQPVDGGALLDYQPGQYIGLRLELDGEELRRTYSLSDAPNGREYRISVKREPEGKVSNYLHDALQVGDEIDLFPPAGDFVLREGDKPLALITAGVGITPALAMLKPALASGREVHFIHCARHGGVHAFREWVEAQAEAHPQLKHYVCYSEPRDQDDAHAQGFLSREQLADWLPEDRDLEAYFLGPKPFMAQVKRHLCELGVPEQQSHYEFFGPASALEA; encoded by the coding sequence ATGCTGTCCAACGAACACCGTAGCCTGGTCAAGGCCACCGTCCCACTGCTGGAAACCGGCGGTGAAGCGCTGACCCGGCACTTCTACAAGATGATGCTGAGCGAGTACCCGCAGGTCCGCCCGCTGTTCAACCAGGCCCACCAGGCGTCGGGTGACCAGCCACGTGCGCTGGCCAACGGTGTCCTGATGTATGCCCGCCACATCGACGAGCTGGAGCAGCTCGGCCCGCTGGTGGCGAAGATCGTCAACAAGCATGCCGCCCTGCAGATCCTGCCGGAACACTACCCGATCGTCGGCACCTGTCTGCTGCGGGCGATCCGCGAGGTGCTCGGCGAGGAAATCGCTACCCAGGCGGTGATCGATGCCTGGGCTGCCGCCTACGGGCAACTGGCGGAAATCCTGATTGGCGCCGAAGAGTCGGTGTATCAGCAGAATGCCGCGCAGCACGGCGGCTGGCGCGGTGCGCGGCGCTTCCGTGTCGCCCGCAAGCAGGTGGAAAGCGAGGAGATCACTTCGTTCTACTTCCAGCCGGTGGATGGTGGCGCGCTGCTGGACTACCAGCCGGGCCAGTATATTGGTCTGCGTCTGGAGCTGGACGGCGAGGAACTGCGCCGCACCTATTCGCTGTCCGACGCGCCCAATGGCCGCGAATACCGCATCAGCGTGAAGCGCGAGCCGGAAGGCAAGGTCTCCAACTACCTGCATGATGCACTGCAGGTCGGTGACGAGATCGATCTGTTCCCGCCGGCGGGCGACTTCGTGCTGCGCGAGGGCGATAAGCCGCTGGCGCTGATCACCGCGGGCGTCGGCATCACGCCGGCCCTGGCGATGCTCAAGCCGGCGCTGGCCTCGGGCCGCGAGGTGCATTTCATTCACTGCGCTCGCCACGGTGGCGTGCATGCGTTCCGCGAATGGGTCGAGGCACAGGCCGAGGCGCACCCGCAACTCAAGCACTACGTCTGCTACAGCGAGCCGCGCGACCAGGACGATGCCCATGCGCAAGGCTTCCTAAGCCGCGAGCAATTGGCCGACTGGCTGCCGGAGGACCGTGACCTGGAGGCGTATTTCCTCGGGCCCAAACCGTTCATGGCACAGGTGAAACGCCACCTGTGCGAGCTCGGCGTACCCGAGCAGCAGTCCCACTATGAGTTCTTCGGCCCGGCCAGCGCGCTGGAGGCCTGA
- the norR gene encoding nitric oxide reductase transcriptional regulator NorR produces the protein MTRNPLLATLLPLVADLSRELPESERYRRLLEALRQLLPCDATALLRLEGDHLVPLAVDGLSPDTLGRRFKISEHPRLRALLEHPGPTRFAADCGLPDPYDGLVEGLHGHLEVHDCLGCPLFLDEQPWGLLTLDALDPERFSSSDLDNLEAFASLAAATVKASQRMLDLALRAEHEQQRADAYQRASGDQPRELIGQSKAHQALLREIQLVAGSDLSVLITGETGVGKELVAQSIHANSLRRGQPLVSLNCAALPETLVESELFGHVRGAFSGAVGERRGKFELADGGTLFLDEVGELPLAIQAKLLRVLQSGQLQRVGSDREHHVDVRLITATNRDLAEEVRTGRFRADLYHRLSVYPLRVPPLRERGNDVLLLAGYFLEQNRPRLGLRSLRLTREAQAALLDYAWPGNVRELEHLIGRASLKALANHPQRSRILSLGLDDLALEQRRPQASTAAVGDGEQIDGDDIGELRPAVETFQRQMINRSLERHAGNWAAVARELGLDRANLNRLARRLAIK, from the coding sequence ATGACTCGAAACCCCCTGCTTGCTACCCTCCTCCCGCTGGTTGCCGACCTGTCCCGCGAGCTTCCCGAGAGCGAACGCTACCGGCGCCTGCTGGAAGCGCTTCGCCAGCTCCTGCCCTGCGATGCCACAGCCCTATTGCGCCTGGAAGGCGACCACCTGGTGCCATTGGCAGTCGACGGCCTCAGCCCCGATACCCTCGGCCGCCGCTTCAAGATCAGCGAGCATCCGCGCCTGCGGGCGCTGCTCGAACATCCCGGCCCCACTCGCTTCGCCGCCGACTGCGGCCTGCCGGACCCGTACGACGGCCTGGTGGAAGGCCTGCACGGCCACCTGGAGGTCCATGACTGCCTGGGCTGCCCGCTGTTCCTCGACGAACAGCCCTGGGGTCTGCTGACCCTCGACGCGCTCGACCCGGAACGCTTCTCCTCCAGCGACCTGGACAACCTGGAAGCCTTTGCCAGCCTTGCCGCCGCCACGGTGAAGGCCAGCCAGCGCATGCTCGACCTGGCACTGCGCGCCGAGCACGAACAGCAGCGCGCCGACGCCTACCAGCGCGCCTCCGGCGACCAGCCCCGCGAACTGATCGGGCAGAGCAAGGCGCACCAGGCGCTGTTGAGGGAAATCCAGTTGGTGGCCGGCAGCGATCTGAGCGTATTGATCACCGGTGAAACCGGCGTCGGCAAGGAGCTGGTGGCGCAGTCGATCCACGCCAACTCCCTGCGCCGCGGACAGCCGCTGGTCAGCCTGAACTGCGCGGCGCTGCCGGAAACCCTGGTGGAGAGCGAGCTGTTCGGCCATGTGCGCGGAGCGTTCTCCGGAGCGGTAGGCGAGCGTCGTGGCAAGTTCGAACTGGCCGACGGCGGCACGCTGTTCCTCGACGAGGTTGGTGAGCTGCCACTGGCGATCCAGGCCAAGCTGCTGCGGGTACTGCAGAGCGGCCAGTTGCAGCGGGTAGGTTCGGACCGGGAACATCATGTCGATGTACGCCTGATCACCGCGACCAACCGCGATCTCGCCGAAGAAGTGCGCACGGGCCGTTTCCGCGCCGACCTCTACCATCGCCTGAGTGTCTATCCGCTGCGCGTACCGCCGCTGCGCGAACGCGGCAACGACGTGTTGCTGCTGGCCGGCTACTTCCTCGAACAGAACCGCCCACGCCTGGGCCTGCGCAGCCTGCGGCTGACCCGCGAGGCCCAGGCCGCCCTGCTCGACTACGCCTGGCCGGGAAACGTGCGCGAGCTGGAGCATCTGATCGGCCGCGCTTCGCTCAAGGCGCTGGCAAACCATCCGCAACGCTCGCGCATCCTCAGCCTCGGCCTCGACGACCTGGCCCTCGAACAGCGCAGACCGCAGGCCTCCACGGCCGCTGTCGGCGATGGCGAGCAGATCGATGGCGACGATATCGGTGAGCTGCGCCCGGCGGTCGAAACATTCCAGCGTCAGATGATCAACCGCAGCCTCGAACGCCACGCCGGCAACTGGGCCGCCGTCGCACGCGAGCTGGGCCTGGATCGCGCCAACCTCAATCGCCTGGCGCGACGCCTGGCGATCAAGTGA